In Carassius auratus strain Wakin chromosome 39, ASM336829v1, whole genome shotgun sequence, a genomic segment contains:
- the LOC113057772 gene encoding ADP/ATP translocase 3, whose translation MNETAISFAKDFLAGGIAAAISKTAVAPIERVKLLLQVQHASKQITVDKQYKGIMDCVVRIPKEQGFLSFWRGNLANVIRYFPTQALNFAFKDKYKKVFLDGVDKHTQFWRYFAGNLASGGAAGATSLCFVYPLDFARTRLAADVGKAGAEREFSGLGNCLVKISKSDGIRGLYQGFNVSVQGIIIYRAAYFGIYDTAKGMLPDPKNTHIVVSWMIAQTVTAVAGLASYPFDTVRRRMMMQSGRKGADIMYSGTIDCWKKIARDEGGKAFFKGAWSNVLRGMGGAFVLVLYDELKKVI comes from the exons ATGAACGAGACCGccatctctttcgccaaggacTTCTTGGCCGGGGGTATCGCTGCTGCTATCTCGAAAACCGCCGTAGCCCCCATCGAGAGAGTCAAGCTGCTGCTTcag GtgcaacatgctagcaaacagATAACCGTGGATAAGCAGTACAAGGGCATTATGGACTGCGTGGTGCGTATTCCCAAGGAGCAGGGTTTCCTGTCATTCTGGAGAGGAAACTTGGCAAACGTCATCAGATACTTCCCCACCCAGGCCCTCAACTTTGCTTTTAAGGACAAGTACAAGAAGGTCTTCCTCGATGGTGTAGACAAGCACACCCAGTTCTGGAGGTACTTTGCTGGTAACCTGGCCTCAGGTGGTGCTGCTGGTGCCACATCCCTCTGCTTCGTGTACCCCCTTGACTTCGCAAGAACCCGTCTGGCCGCTGATGTCGGCAAGGCTGGAGCAGAAAGAGAGTTCAGCGGCCTGGGTAACTGCTTGGTAAAGATCTCCAAGTCTGATGGCATCAGAGGTCTGTACCAGGGCTTCAATGTGTCTGTGCAGGGTATCATCATTTACAGAGCCGCCTATTTCGGCATCTATGACACTGCCAAGG GTATGCTGCCAGATCCTAAAAACACCCACATTGTTGTCAGCTGGATGATCGCTCAGACTGTGACTGCTGTTGCTGGGCTCGCATCCTACCCCTTCGATACAGTCCGTCGTCGTATGATGATGCAGTCTGGACGCAAAGGAG CCGACATAATGTACAGTGGCACAATTGACTGCTGGAAGAAGATCGCACGTGATGaaggtggcaaggctttcttcaAGGGAGCCTGGTCTAATGTTCTCAGAGGCATGGGTGGTGCCTTTGTGCTGGTTTTGTATGATGAGCTGAAGAAGGTCATTTAA
- the LOC113057754 gene encoding uncharacterized protein LOC113057754 isoform X3, translating to MRTWQCIVSISIFVLLWYFSEFEQIWTQALCCFLCLMNFTLRNQDCNKKQARLETSTQTDDTDEETELQTKTGHHVGVIDEIDATRSGQTLSQTMQYPNTQRSLLQVFECAYAHLVKPWYTVPELVDSQPLHRALQTEFNLIVERVICKAENFNLSVTSVGCIRIFTQHLHKAKQSDGSPMFGSRSEEMAVLRSFSEALVRNLFPEYLLEAKLYQCFLNEIVATKALDVLVTYLCNPDNLNQMLVSQLDRVSSESSTGDRPNSDRKGTPSPVGCKKEEGFTDEAEDALSEVKKEKKKAGNRVKEKIYKIVDKVKSKKPKKKKPKEENTILARGSAAMAADDESSRESSIRSNMDSDYDSETDVYLTTFFQEDMMEFKLPYEMWRVGKWAVRVTNVQRENEELCFTVHLEERNNPENLNWDVKKTQTDILQFHNLWQESEEMGSSTLPSVSAIVEKTKNDLDGAHIEEVRSALEHFLQELVSDTQLGQTLLVFQFLCPIALLLSNNEDNGGVWSFLNGLASFLTPGKDEDESHNPRGEDKLDEAGASVHHSGPMAQPACMDTNEEPKEDIIEGPIATNVRFRNGEPETEDQTSDEQDVVSDGRESPAESLDVSVNTSKLVSPSGHLSDSSSLQFDSVDGFTSAQTVEKTNKKEKLTHKKLNVEQKLKVKEKTGQLKEEKKESQTNVEQTEATKAIFELLKEIIVSSGNSVLIFLFDALLKAVQPLVKKKINNFLKMMHPTEVQIASYIDNFRENIWPEGNVPIQPPRDSEEKHATMEKALQLINSNYSNVLILKKTEVETLFKIFQDTEENKKLVYKLLSYVLREFLPGETAKDFVF from the exons ATGCGCACTTGGCAGTGCATCGTCTCCATTAGTATATTTGTACTTCTTTGGTACTTCTCAGAGTTTGAACAAATATGGACACAAGCCCTCTGTTGTTTTTTATGCCTTATGAATTTCACTTTAAGAAACCAAGACTGTAACAAAAAACAAGCGAGGCTGGAAACGAGCACTCAGACGGATGATACAGATGAAGAAACAGAACTACAG ACAAAGACAGGTCACCATGTTGGTGTCATTGATGAGATTGATGCTACCAGAAGCGGACAGACTTTGTCTCAGACAATGCAATATCCAAATACACAGAGGTCACTTCTCCAgg TCTTTGAATGTGCCTATGCTCACCTGGTCAAGCCGTGGTACACAGTTCCAGAATTGGTTGACAGTCAGCCCCTTCATAGGGCACTACAGACGGAGTTTAACCTGATAGTCGAGAGAGTCATATGCAAAGCAGAAAACTTCAATCTGTCCGTTACCAGTGTGGGTTGTATTAGGATCTTCACTCAACATCTGCATAAAGCAAAGCAGTCAGATGG TTCTCCAATGTTTGGTTCAAGATCTGAGGAGATGGCAGTCCTCAGGTCCTTCTCCGAAGCTCTGGTGCGAAACCTTTTTCCTGAGTACCTTTTGGAAGCAAAACTCTACCAGTGTTTCCTAAATGAGATTGTTGCTACTAAAG CTCTTGATGTGCTTGTGACATACCTCTGTAATCCAGACAACCTGAATCAGATGCTGGTTTCGCAGCTGGATAGAGTATCCTCTGAAAGCTCAACAGGAGACCGGCCAAACTCAGATAGGAAAGGCACACCATCTCCCGTAGGATGTAAAAAAGAGGAAGG ATTTACAGATGAAGCAGAGGATGCTCTATCTGaagtcaaaaaagaaaagaagaagg CAGGCAATAGGGTCaaagaaaaaatctataaaattgtTGATAAGGTCAAGTCAAAGAAacccaaaaagaaaaaacctAAGGAGGAGAATACTATATTGGCACGAGGATCTGCTGCTATGGCAGCTGATGATGAAAGCAGCAGAGAGAGCTCCATTAGAAGCAACATGGACTCCGATTAT GACAGTGAAACGGATGTTTACCTAACAACATTTTTCCAAGAGGACATGATGGAGTTTAAGCTTCCCTATGAGATGTGGCGGGTGGGGAAGTGGGCAGTCCGTGTTACAAAT GTTCAGAGGGAAAATGAAGAGCTGTGTTTCACGGTTCACCTGGAGGAGAGAAATAACCCTGAGAATCTCAACTGGGATGTGAAAAAGACCCAAACAGATATACTTCAGTTTCACAACCTCTGGCAAGAGAGTGAGGAAATG gGAAGTTCAACTTTACCCTCCGTGTCTGCAATAGTAGAGAAGACAAAGAATGATCTTGACGGTGCACACATAGAAGAAGTTAGATCAGCCTTGGAGCACTTTTTGCAA GAGCTGGTTTCTGATACACAACTTGGTCAGACTCTGCTTGTATTCCAGTTCTTGTGTCCCATTGCACTGCTGCTGAGTAATAATGAAGATAATGGCGGTGTCTGGAGTTTTCTGAATGGACTTGCAAGCTTTCTTACTCCTGGCAAAGACGAGGATGAG tccCATAACCCCAGAGGAGAGGATAAGCTTGATGAAGCAGGAGCCTCAGTACACCACAGTGGACCGATGGCACAGCCAGCCTGCATGGACACAAACGAAGAGCCAAAGGAGGACATTATAGAAGGGCCAATAGCTACAAACGTTAGGTTCAGAAACGGAGAACCAGAAACCGAAGACCAGACCTCTGACGAACAGGATGTGGTTTCAGATGGACGGGAGAGTCCTGCTGAAAGTCTAGATGTCTCTGTTAATACGTCAAAATTGGTCAGTCCTTCAGGACACTTGAGTGATAGCTCAAGCTTACAGTTTGACTCAGTTGATGGCTTTACAAGTGCTCAGACTgtggagaaaacaaacaaaaaagaaaagttaactcacaaaaagttaaatgtagaacaaaagttaaaagtaaaagaaaaaactgGACAGCTCAAGGAAGAGAAAAAGGAGTCCCAGACCAACGTGGAGCAAACCGAGGCTACTAAAGCCATATTTGAGTTACTTAAGGAAATAATTG TATCTTCAGGAAACTCAGTTCTCATTTTCCTTTTTGATGCCCTTCTAAAAGCAGTCCAGCCTTTGGTAAAAAA GAAAATAAACAACTTTTTGAAAATGATGCATCCCACCGAAGTTCAGATTGCATCCTACATTGACAACTTCCGGGAGAATATATGGCCAGAGGGAAATGTGCCCATCCAGCCGCCACGTGACAGTGAGGAGAAACACGCGACCATGGAGAAGGCTCTGCAGCTTATTAATTCAAATT ATTCAAACGTTTTAATCCTCAAGAAGACTGAAGTTGAAACTTTGTTCAAGATCTTCCAGGACACAGAGGAGAACAAGAAACTGGTTTAT AAGCTGCTGTCATATGTTCTAAGGGAGTTCCTACCTGGAGAAACTGCTAAGgattttgttttctaa
- the LOC113057754 gene encoding uncharacterized protein LOC113057754 isoform X1 gives MRTWQCIVSISIFVLLWYFSEFEQIWTQALCCFLCLMNFTLRNQDCNKKQARLETSTQTDDTDEETELQTKTGHHVGVIDEIDATRSGQTLSQTMQYPNTQRSLLQVFECAYAHLVKPWYTVPELVDSQPLHRALQTEFNLIVERVICKAENFNLSVTSVGCIRIFTQHLHKAKQSDGSPMFGSRSEEMAVLRSFSEALVRNLFPEYLLEAKLYQCFLNEIVATKALDVLVTYLCNPDNLNQMLVSQLDRVSSESSTGDRPNSDRKGTPSPVGCKKEEGFTDEAEDALSEVKKEKKKAGNRVKEKIYKIVDKVKSKKPKKKKPKEENTILARGSAAMAADDESSRESSIRSNMDSDYDSETDVYLTTFFQEDMMEFKLPYEMWRVGKWAVRVTNVQRENEELCFTVHLEERNNPENLNWDVKKTQTDILQFHNLWQESEEMGSSTLPSVSAIVEKTKNDLDGAHIEEVRSALEHFLQELVSDTQLGQTLLVFQFLCPIALLLSNNEDNGGVWSFLNGLASFLTPGKDEDESHNPRGEDKLDEAGASVHHSGPMAQPACMDTNEEPKEDIIEGPIATNVRFRNGEPETEDQTSDEQDVVSDGRESPAESLDVSVNTSKLVSPSGHLSDSSSLQFDSVDGFTSAQTVEKTNKKEKLTHKKLNVEQKLKVKEKTGQLKEEKKESQTNVEQTEATKAIFELLKEIIVSSGNSVLIFLFDALLKAVQPLVKKKINNFLKMMHPTEVQIASYIDNFRENIWPEGNVPIQPPRDSEEKHATMEKALQLINSNLIVVVVLDSNVLILKKTEVETLFKIFQDTEENKKLVYKLLSYVLREFLPGETAKDFVF, from the exons ATGCGCACTTGGCAGTGCATCGTCTCCATTAGTATATTTGTACTTCTTTGGTACTTCTCAGAGTTTGAACAAATATGGACACAAGCCCTCTGTTGTTTTTTATGCCTTATGAATTTCACTTTAAGAAACCAAGACTGTAACAAAAAACAAGCGAGGCTGGAAACGAGCACTCAGACGGATGATACAGATGAAGAAACAGAACTACAG ACAAAGACAGGTCACCATGTTGGTGTCATTGATGAGATTGATGCTACCAGAAGCGGACAGACTTTGTCTCAGACAATGCAATATCCAAATACACAGAGGTCACTTCTCCAgg TCTTTGAATGTGCCTATGCTCACCTGGTCAAGCCGTGGTACACAGTTCCAGAATTGGTTGACAGTCAGCCCCTTCATAGGGCACTACAGACGGAGTTTAACCTGATAGTCGAGAGAGTCATATGCAAAGCAGAAAACTTCAATCTGTCCGTTACCAGTGTGGGTTGTATTAGGATCTTCACTCAACATCTGCATAAAGCAAAGCAGTCAGATGG TTCTCCAATGTTTGGTTCAAGATCTGAGGAGATGGCAGTCCTCAGGTCCTTCTCCGAAGCTCTGGTGCGAAACCTTTTTCCTGAGTACCTTTTGGAAGCAAAACTCTACCAGTGTTTCCTAAATGAGATTGTTGCTACTAAAG CTCTTGATGTGCTTGTGACATACCTCTGTAATCCAGACAACCTGAATCAGATGCTGGTTTCGCAGCTGGATAGAGTATCCTCTGAAAGCTCAACAGGAGACCGGCCAAACTCAGATAGGAAAGGCACACCATCTCCCGTAGGATGTAAAAAAGAGGAAGG ATTTACAGATGAAGCAGAGGATGCTCTATCTGaagtcaaaaaagaaaagaagaagg CAGGCAATAGGGTCaaagaaaaaatctataaaattgtTGATAAGGTCAAGTCAAAGAAacccaaaaagaaaaaacctAAGGAGGAGAATACTATATTGGCACGAGGATCTGCTGCTATGGCAGCTGATGATGAAAGCAGCAGAGAGAGCTCCATTAGAAGCAACATGGACTCCGATTAT GACAGTGAAACGGATGTTTACCTAACAACATTTTTCCAAGAGGACATGATGGAGTTTAAGCTTCCCTATGAGATGTGGCGGGTGGGGAAGTGGGCAGTCCGTGTTACAAAT GTTCAGAGGGAAAATGAAGAGCTGTGTTTCACGGTTCACCTGGAGGAGAGAAATAACCCTGAGAATCTCAACTGGGATGTGAAAAAGACCCAAACAGATATACTTCAGTTTCACAACCTCTGGCAAGAGAGTGAGGAAATG gGAAGTTCAACTTTACCCTCCGTGTCTGCAATAGTAGAGAAGACAAAGAATGATCTTGACGGTGCACACATAGAAGAAGTTAGATCAGCCTTGGAGCACTTTTTGCAA GAGCTGGTTTCTGATACACAACTTGGTCAGACTCTGCTTGTATTCCAGTTCTTGTGTCCCATTGCACTGCTGCTGAGTAATAATGAAGATAATGGCGGTGTCTGGAGTTTTCTGAATGGACTTGCAAGCTTTCTTACTCCTGGCAAAGACGAGGATGAG tccCATAACCCCAGAGGAGAGGATAAGCTTGATGAAGCAGGAGCCTCAGTACACCACAGTGGACCGATGGCACAGCCAGCCTGCATGGACACAAACGAAGAGCCAAAGGAGGACATTATAGAAGGGCCAATAGCTACAAACGTTAGGTTCAGAAACGGAGAACCAGAAACCGAAGACCAGACCTCTGACGAACAGGATGTGGTTTCAGATGGACGGGAGAGTCCTGCTGAAAGTCTAGATGTCTCTGTTAATACGTCAAAATTGGTCAGTCCTTCAGGACACTTGAGTGATAGCTCAAGCTTACAGTTTGACTCAGTTGATGGCTTTACAAGTGCTCAGACTgtggagaaaacaaacaaaaaagaaaagttaactcacaaaaagttaaatgtagaacaaaagttaaaagtaaaagaaaaaactgGACAGCTCAAGGAAGAGAAAAAGGAGTCCCAGACCAACGTGGAGCAAACCGAGGCTACTAAAGCCATATTTGAGTTACTTAAGGAAATAATTG TATCTTCAGGAAACTCAGTTCTCATTTTCCTTTTTGATGCCCTTCTAAAAGCAGTCCAGCCTTTGGTAAAAAA GAAAATAAACAACTTTTTGAAAATGATGCATCCCACCGAAGTTCAGATTGCATCCTACATTGACAACTTCCGGGAGAATATATGGCCAGAGGGAAATGTGCCCATCCAGCCGCCACGTGACAGTGAGGAGAAACACGCGACCATGGAGAAGGCTCTGCAGCTTATTAATTCAAATT TAATTGTTGTGGTGGTTTTAGATTCAAACGTTTTAATCCTCAAGAAGACTGAAGTTGAAACTTTGTTCAAGATCTTCCAGGACACAGAGGAGAACAAGAAACTGGTTTAT AAGCTGCTGTCATATGTTCTAAGGGAGTTCCTACCTGGAGAAACTGCTAAGgattttgttttctaa
- the LOC113057754 gene encoding uncharacterized protein LOC113057754 isoform X2, protein MRTWQCIVSISIFVLLWYFSEFEQIWTQALCCFLCLMNFTLRNQDCNKKQARLETSTQTDDTDEETELQTKTGHHVGVIDEIDATRSGQTLSQTMQYPNTQRSLLQVFECAYAHLVKPWYTVPELVDSQPLHRALQTEFNLIVERVICKAENFNLSVTSVGCIRIFTQHLHKAKQSDGSPMFGSRSEEMAVLRSFSEALVRNLFPEYLLEAKLYQCFLNEIVATKALDVLVTYLCNPDNLNQMLVSQLDRVSSESSTGDRPNSDRKGTPSPVGCKKEEGFTDEAEDALSEVKKEKKKGNRVKEKIYKIVDKVKSKKPKKKKPKEENTILARGSAAMAADDESSRESSIRSNMDSDYDSETDVYLTTFFQEDMMEFKLPYEMWRVGKWAVRVTNVQRENEELCFTVHLEERNNPENLNWDVKKTQTDILQFHNLWQESEEMGSSTLPSVSAIVEKTKNDLDGAHIEEVRSALEHFLQELVSDTQLGQTLLVFQFLCPIALLLSNNEDNGGVWSFLNGLASFLTPGKDEDESHNPRGEDKLDEAGASVHHSGPMAQPACMDTNEEPKEDIIEGPIATNVRFRNGEPETEDQTSDEQDVVSDGRESPAESLDVSVNTSKLVSPSGHLSDSSSLQFDSVDGFTSAQTVEKTNKKEKLTHKKLNVEQKLKVKEKTGQLKEEKKESQTNVEQTEATKAIFELLKEIIVSSGNSVLIFLFDALLKAVQPLVKKKINNFLKMMHPTEVQIASYIDNFRENIWPEGNVPIQPPRDSEEKHATMEKALQLINSNLIVVVVLDSNVLILKKTEVETLFKIFQDTEENKKLVYKLLSYVLREFLPGETAKDFVF, encoded by the exons ATGCGCACTTGGCAGTGCATCGTCTCCATTAGTATATTTGTACTTCTTTGGTACTTCTCAGAGTTTGAACAAATATGGACACAAGCCCTCTGTTGTTTTTTATGCCTTATGAATTTCACTTTAAGAAACCAAGACTGTAACAAAAAACAAGCGAGGCTGGAAACGAGCACTCAGACGGATGATACAGATGAAGAAACAGAACTACAG ACAAAGACAGGTCACCATGTTGGTGTCATTGATGAGATTGATGCTACCAGAAGCGGACAGACTTTGTCTCAGACAATGCAATATCCAAATACACAGAGGTCACTTCTCCAgg TCTTTGAATGTGCCTATGCTCACCTGGTCAAGCCGTGGTACACAGTTCCAGAATTGGTTGACAGTCAGCCCCTTCATAGGGCACTACAGACGGAGTTTAACCTGATAGTCGAGAGAGTCATATGCAAAGCAGAAAACTTCAATCTGTCCGTTACCAGTGTGGGTTGTATTAGGATCTTCACTCAACATCTGCATAAAGCAAAGCAGTCAGATGG TTCTCCAATGTTTGGTTCAAGATCTGAGGAGATGGCAGTCCTCAGGTCCTTCTCCGAAGCTCTGGTGCGAAACCTTTTTCCTGAGTACCTTTTGGAAGCAAAACTCTACCAGTGTTTCCTAAATGAGATTGTTGCTACTAAAG CTCTTGATGTGCTTGTGACATACCTCTGTAATCCAGACAACCTGAATCAGATGCTGGTTTCGCAGCTGGATAGAGTATCCTCTGAAAGCTCAACAGGAGACCGGCCAAACTCAGATAGGAAAGGCACACCATCTCCCGTAGGATGTAAAAAAGAGGAAGG ATTTACAGATGAAGCAGAGGATGCTCTATCTGaagtcaaaaaagaaaagaagaagg GCAATAGGGTCaaagaaaaaatctataaaattgtTGATAAGGTCAAGTCAAAGAAacccaaaaagaaaaaacctAAGGAGGAGAATACTATATTGGCACGAGGATCTGCTGCTATGGCAGCTGATGATGAAAGCAGCAGAGAGAGCTCCATTAGAAGCAACATGGACTCCGATTAT GACAGTGAAACGGATGTTTACCTAACAACATTTTTCCAAGAGGACATGATGGAGTTTAAGCTTCCCTATGAGATGTGGCGGGTGGGGAAGTGGGCAGTCCGTGTTACAAAT GTTCAGAGGGAAAATGAAGAGCTGTGTTTCACGGTTCACCTGGAGGAGAGAAATAACCCTGAGAATCTCAACTGGGATGTGAAAAAGACCCAAACAGATATACTTCAGTTTCACAACCTCTGGCAAGAGAGTGAGGAAATG gGAAGTTCAACTTTACCCTCCGTGTCTGCAATAGTAGAGAAGACAAAGAATGATCTTGACGGTGCACACATAGAAGAAGTTAGATCAGCCTTGGAGCACTTTTTGCAA GAGCTGGTTTCTGATACACAACTTGGTCAGACTCTGCTTGTATTCCAGTTCTTGTGTCCCATTGCACTGCTGCTGAGTAATAATGAAGATAATGGCGGTGTCTGGAGTTTTCTGAATGGACTTGCAAGCTTTCTTACTCCTGGCAAAGACGAGGATGAG tccCATAACCCCAGAGGAGAGGATAAGCTTGATGAAGCAGGAGCCTCAGTACACCACAGTGGACCGATGGCACAGCCAGCCTGCATGGACACAAACGAAGAGCCAAAGGAGGACATTATAGAAGGGCCAATAGCTACAAACGTTAGGTTCAGAAACGGAGAACCAGAAACCGAAGACCAGACCTCTGACGAACAGGATGTGGTTTCAGATGGACGGGAGAGTCCTGCTGAAAGTCTAGATGTCTCTGTTAATACGTCAAAATTGGTCAGTCCTTCAGGACACTTGAGTGATAGCTCAAGCTTACAGTTTGACTCAGTTGATGGCTTTACAAGTGCTCAGACTgtggagaaaacaaacaaaaaagaaaagttaactcacaaaaagttaaatgtagaacaaaagttaaaagtaaaagaaaaaactgGACAGCTCAAGGAAGAGAAAAAGGAGTCCCAGACCAACGTGGAGCAAACCGAGGCTACTAAAGCCATATTTGAGTTACTTAAGGAAATAATTG TATCTTCAGGAAACTCAGTTCTCATTTTCCTTTTTGATGCCCTTCTAAAAGCAGTCCAGCCTTTGGTAAAAAA GAAAATAAACAACTTTTTGAAAATGATGCATCCCACCGAAGTTCAGATTGCATCCTACATTGACAACTTCCGGGAGAATATATGGCCAGAGGGAAATGTGCCCATCCAGCCGCCACGTGACAGTGAGGAGAAACACGCGACCATGGAGAAGGCTCTGCAGCTTATTAATTCAAATT TAATTGTTGTGGTGGTTTTAGATTCAAACGTTTTAATCCTCAAGAAGACTGAAGTTGAAACTTTGTTCAAGATCTTCCAGGACACAGAGGAGAACAAGAAACTGGTTTAT AAGCTGCTGTCATATGTTCTAAGGGAGTTCCTACCTGGAGAAACTGCTAAGgattttgttttctaa